The DNA segment ACCCGAAGCCGAGCCCCAGCTCGGACGGCGTGGCCATGAACGTGGTGTTGGCGGTCTGCGCGCCGTAGAGCGAGAACCCGAGCACGAAACTGAGCACGTAGAGCGGTGCGAGGTTGCGGCCGGCCATCATGCGCAGGTCGACGAGTGGCTCGGCGGTGCGCAGTTCCACCCGGACGAAGACGGCCAGGATCACCGCGGCCGCCGCGAACAGGGTCAGGATGCCGGCCGAGCCCCAGCCCCAGACGCCGCCCCGGGCGAGAGCGATCAGCAGGGAACCGAGACCGGCCGTGAGCAGCACCGCGCCGACCCAGTCGATCTTCTCCTGGCTGCGGCTGGTGGACTCGGGGATGAGGAAGAACGCCACCGGCAGGCAGAGCAGGATGGCGGCGGCCGGGAACCAGAGCAGTGCGTGCACGTCGGTGGTCTGCTCGGAGAGCAGGCCGACCCCGAGGGCGCCGATGGTCCCGCCGAGGGTCAGGGCGCCGACGAGCAGGCCGATCGCGGCACCGGCGCTCTTGCCCTGCACCCGGTCCCGGACGATGGCGAACTCCAGCGGCAGCCAGGCGGCGAAGACACCGGTGAGGGCCCGGCCGGCGAGCAGCACGCCGAAGCTGTCGGCGGTGGCGACCATGATCGTGCCGGCGGCGGTCATCACCATGGTGATCCGGATGATCCGGCGGTGGCCGTAGATGTCGCCGAGCTTGGACAGCAGCGGCACCGAGACGCCGGAGACCAGCAGGGTGATGGCGGTGACCCAGTTCAGGTCACCGGAGCTGACCTCGAGTTGCTTGCCGATGAGGGGGACCACGGTGGGGACCGCGCCCTGCAGGATGCCACTGCAGAGCTCGATGAAGACAAGGAAGCCGACCACGGCGATGGGCATAGTGATCTCCCGAAAGGGGGCATGAGAAGAAGGAAAGTCAGGCGAGCCGGGGCGCGTGACCGGCCAGAGCCAGGTCCACGAGCTGGAGCACGGTGGAGCGCAGCAGCGGCACGTTGCGGTATCCGGACCGGTAGGACGCGACGCCGTTCCACACGTCGAGCAGCGCGTCGACGTCGAGGTCGGCGGGCAGATCACCGCGGGCGATGCCTCGTTGCACCACCGCCCGGCCGACGGCCCGGCGCGGTTCGATGATCCGCGCGATGATGGCCCGCTCGGTCGTGCCGTCCTCGCCGACGGCACCGAGCAGGAGCAGTAACTGGCTGCCGCCCGCACCGGCGGTGTAGTCGATGATGGCGTCGAACAGGTCGAGCAGCTCGGCCCGGGTGTCTCCCTG comes from the Actinoplanes sp. OR16 genome and includes:
- a CDS encoding TetR/AcrR family transcriptional regulator is translated as MTEQTGARRPRFSPEEARERILAAAGDILDTQGYAGTTIEEIATKAGVAKKSVYRWWPNKAAVVADLLAQRSTVHQVPDQGDTRAELLDLFDAIIDYTAGAGGSQLLLLLGAVGEDGTTERAIIARIIEPRRAVGRAVVQRGIARGDLPADLDVDALLDVWNGVASYRSGYRNVPLLRSTVLQLVDLALAGHAPRLA
- a CDS encoding MFS transporter, whose product is MPIAVVGFLVFIELCSGILQGAVPTVVPLIGKQLEVSSGDLNWVTAITLLVSGVSVPLLSKLGDIYGHRRIIRITMVMTAAGTIMVATADSFGVLLAGRALTGVFAAWLPLEFAIVRDRVQGKSAGAAIGLLVGALTLGGTIGALGVGLLSEQTTDVHALLWFPAAAILLCLPVAFFLIPESTSRSQEKIDWVGAVLLTAGLGSLLIALARGGVWGWGSAGILTLFAAAAVILAVFVRVELRTAEPLVDLRMMAGRNLAPLYVLSFVLGFSLYGAQTANTTFMATPSELGLGFGFGTLQLALMALPLSLGALVASTVADRLVNRWGARTVVAAGFGAVAISYAFLVTVHTAPWQLAVAGVISGAGVGLALGSLPTLIMAELPAEQTGIGTGLYNTLKTLAGSVSGAVFAVVMNQHLLKLPVPGVKLADETGYVIVWTTCGVVGLLGVVVALLLKVRSTTSAAPAPVAAPVPA